In the genome of Bradyrhizobium sp. CIAT3101, one region contains:
- a CDS encoding GntR family transcriptional regulator: protein MRSLKLDAPKSLSQRVMLRLRQAIIDGEFALGAAISEEMVASSFGVSRTPVREAMGQLQAQGLVVIRPQVGSFVFTPSAEDITALCTFRIALEPKAAELAFRHDRDGAIATMSEAIAAMEPAVEARDNIAYGRADATFHEGLFAHCGNRYLAESYQLVSGRVAALRTNLTSPIDVRTRSSFEEHRKLLDLFAHGQHAAFEAAMTTHITNSGLVYAKALKVD, encoded by the coding sequence ATGCGCTCGCTGAAGCTCGATGCGCCGAAATCGCTGTCGCAGCGGGTGATGCTGCGGCTGCGGCAGGCGATCATCGACGGCGAATTCGCGCTCGGCGCCGCCATCTCCGAAGAGATGGTGGCAAGCTCCTTCGGCGTCAGCCGCACGCCGGTGCGCGAGGCGATGGGCCAGTTGCAGGCGCAGGGGCTCGTGGTGATCCGGCCGCAGGTCGGCAGCTTCGTGTTCACGCCGAGCGCCGAGGACATCACCGCGCTCTGCACGTTTCGCATCGCGCTCGAACCCAAGGCTGCCGAGCTCGCCTTTCGCCACGACCGTGACGGTGCGATCGCGACGATGAGCGAGGCGATCGCGGCGATGGAGCCGGCGGTCGAGGCACGCGACAACATCGCCTATGGCCGCGCCGACGCCACCTTTCACGAGGGCCTGTTCGCGCATTGCGGCAACCGCTACCTCGCCGAATCCTACCAGCTCGTCTCGGGCCGCGTCGCAGCGCTCCGCACCAATCTGACCTCGCCGATCGACGTGCGCACCCGCTCCTCCTTCGAGGAGCATCGCAAGCTGCTCGATCTGTTCGCGCACGGCCAGCACGCGGCGTTCGAGGCCGCGATGACGACGCACATCACCAATTCGGGCCTGGTCTACGCCAAAGCGCTGAAGGTGGACTGA
- a CDS encoding DMT family transporter has protein sequence MGRGISEGGHGAAGGAAPSAERWLGAIALIGFILVATAQASNQILARGLAGSVPPFALAFFRWSIVAIGLAPIALAEIRTGRVPLGQNVWPILAAGFMGMFVCGGPVYAAGVSTTAIHIALIMALSPITVLMISAVLGIERVGPLQWLGTALALSGALLIISGGHPATLFALETASGDGLVVIAMLGWSGYTLLQSRAAPKASLLARISLFSAAGALFSLPLAAWEMWAMPAQVFSTKALAAYLFAGIVPGLLAYAGFAWLGGKFGSVRTSLVLYLGPVASALLSFAILGEPPKLIHLLGGLLILGGVWASLRR, from the coding sequence ATGGGCAGGGGAATATCTGAAGGCGGTCACGGAGCGGCCGGCGGCGCCGCGCCGTCGGCTGAGCGCTGGCTCGGCGCCATTGCGCTGATCGGTTTCATCCTGGTGGCGACCGCTCAGGCCTCCAATCAGATCCTGGCGCGCGGACTGGCGGGCTCTGTCCCTCCCTTCGCGCTGGCCTTCTTCCGTTGGAGCATCGTTGCGATCGGGCTCGCGCCGATTGCACTTGCGGAGATTCGCACCGGCCGCGTGCCGCTGGGCCAAAATGTCTGGCCGATCCTCGCCGCCGGCTTCATGGGCATGTTCGTCTGCGGTGGTCCGGTCTATGCCGCGGGCGTGTCGACGACGGCGATCCACATTGCGCTGATCATGGCGCTGTCGCCGATCACGGTGCTGATGATCTCTGCGGTGCTCGGCATCGAGCGTGTCGGCCCGCTGCAATGGCTCGGCACGGCACTGGCGCTGTCAGGCGCGCTGCTCATCATCTCCGGCGGCCATCCAGCGACGTTGTTTGCGCTGGAGACGGCATCGGGCGACGGCCTCGTCGTGATCGCGATGCTCGGCTGGTCGGGCTACACCCTGCTGCAGTCGCGCGCCGCGCCAAAGGCCTCCCTGCTTGCGCGCATCAGCCTGTTCTCGGCCGCCGGCGCGTTGTTCTCGCTGCCGCTCGCGGCCTGGGAGATGTGGGCCATGCCCGCCCAGGTTTTCAGCACCAAGGCGCTCGCGGCCTATCTCTTCGCGGGGATCGTTCCGGGCCTGCTCGCCTATGCCGGCTTTGCCTGGCTCGGCGGCAAATTCGGATCGGTGCGGACCTCGCTTGTCCTGTATCTCGGACCGGTCGCCAGTGCGCTGTTGTCGTTTGCGATCCTCGGCGAGCCGCCGAAGTTGATCCATCTCCTGGGCGGTCTGCTGATCCTGGGCGGTGTCTGGGCCAGCCTGCGCCGATAG